Proteins encoded in a region of the Mucilaginibacter sabulilitoris genome:
- a CDS encoding FtsX-like permease family protein has protein sequence MNAYTFHITLFDLLCLGVISVGLTFAVLLGFFKKINRTANRLLALTLAIVVLWLSRLVTIDTGLSVWLPGQSSLALGPLIFFYILKMTRPAYQFRWQDLWHFCPLLLPLGDKILQLLAIISVIIYLYRSRRLIADLRPRLKANASDWFLYEWSWLDRLLADLSRMWLLWVPCVVVDYYFAVQTYYPLYLLISIVMIRMAGTAFLREEVPVPVLKPILPSELKQKGKWLKKVVKENRYYQDPELSLSSLAGRLELSTHELSRIVNTALNKSFHDFIHEYRVADVTRKMQDPAYSHITLLGIAYESGFNSKSSFNRIFKEMTGKSPAEYKKEFPVYNLGRTTRIAAVISDHETTPTWTREKLNRNFMFKNYLKVALRFLLKNRFFSLINIIGLAIGTLCCLYILLYVQDQYSYDKHHRNAKNIYRVITSLAHTGDVKNMATASPPIAPAMKNDFPEIIQYTRVVPTLGIKEHLLTYKENAFYESDAVMVDSTFFDVFTYHFTNGSPVNALSDINTIVLLKPVADKLFGNIEPVGKVITMDDADGKNDFKVTGVVDETAGKSQLSAKLFIRLNKHGYGSDILTNNSWAGNNFTNSFVKLRADVNVQDFEKKLPVFLNKYGADQLKSSGMSKSLHLQPLAAIHTTSGYDAESGKIVSASFLYVLILIAVLIQLIACINFMNLSTARASKRAKEVGVRKVIGAEKYELITQFLGESFLLSFIGIAIALPLLWLALPYLNEITEANIQLSFFSDPRLWLMLVVLVIVTGLAAGSYPAFYMSAFRAIKVIKGDFTSQVSTHTLRRSLVIFQFVVAIILITGVVIIYSQLNYIKNRDLGFDKDQQIILTFHTNDTRRKMDVLATDLKQLAEVRSISRSSNTLGALSYYDWGVHLAGGNPADAVDQQNLFTDEQFVKTMGIKLTNGRELMAGDSGKVLINESLAKRLTLDPAKARGTMLFAEDNRKYEIAGVVKDFNYKSLHDEIHSFMIIYAPKADEVNNLIVNTNTKNHGAFLAAVQKVWHKDLPQTPFDYTFMNERMQSAYETDIVLSQIINSFTLIAILISCLGLFGLTAFSAEQRNKEIGIRKVLGASVSGIVQLLSRDFLKLVLIAFIIASPIAWWAMTQWLQVFVYRVSISWWMFAIAALAALVIALFTVSFQAIKAALANPVKSLKSE, from the coding sequence TTGAACGCATATACTTTTCATATCACGCTGTTTGACCTGCTCTGCCTGGGAGTGATATCTGTCGGACTGACTTTTGCAGTGCTATTGGGATTCTTCAAAAAAATAAACCGGACCGCAAACCGGTTGCTCGCCCTGACACTGGCAATTGTTGTTTTGTGGCTATCCCGACTGGTGACCATTGACACCGGGTTGAGCGTTTGGCTGCCAGGGCAATCTTCACTGGCCCTTGGACCCCTGATCTTTTTTTATATACTTAAAATGACCCGGCCAGCGTATCAATTTCGTTGGCAGGACTTATGGCATTTCTGCCCTTTGTTGCTTCCGTTGGGCGACAAAATATTACAGTTGTTGGCGATTATTTCAGTAATCATTTACTTGTACCGGTCTCGCAGGCTGATCGCAGACCTTCGGCCACGTCTTAAGGCCAATGCGAGTGACTGGTTCTTGTATGAGTGGAGTTGGCTGGACCGCTTACTGGCGGACTTAAGCCGGATGTGGCTATTGTGGGTTCCTTGCGTGGTCGTGGACTATTATTTTGCTGTGCAGACCTATTATCCTTTATATCTCCTCATATCTATCGTGATGATCAGGATGGCGGGGACAGCTTTTTTGAGAGAAGAAGTTCCGGTACCGGTGTTAAAGCCAATATTGCCATCAGAGTTGAAGCAAAAGGGTAAGTGGCTAAAGAAAGTTGTTAAAGAAAACCGCTATTACCAGGACCCAGAGTTAAGTTTGAGTTCATTAGCTGGACGGCTGGAGTTAAGCACTCATGAATTATCCCGTATTGTCAACACTGCGCTTAATAAAAGCTTCCATGATTTTATTCATGAATACCGGGTTGCGGATGTGACCCGGAAAATGCAGGACCCTGCTTACAGCCACATCACGTTGCTGGGGATAGCGTATGAATCCGGTTTCAACTCGAAAAGTAGTTTTAACCGTATATTTAAAGAAATGACAGGAAAAAGCCCGGCGGAATATAAAAAAGAGTTCCCAGTTTATAATCTGGGACGTACGACCCGGATCGCAGCGGTAATTTCGGATCATGAAACCACCCCAACGTGGACTCGTGAAAAATTAAACCGCAATTTTATGTTCAAAAACTATCTCAAGGTTGCTCTGCGTTTCTTGCTAAAAAACCGTTTTTTCAGCCTGATCAATATTATCGGCCTGGCTATCGGCACTTTATGCTGTTTATATATTCTTCTGTATGTGCAAGATCAATATAGCTATGATAAACATCATCGGAATGCAAAGAACATTTATCGGGTCATCACATCGCTAGCACACACGGGTGACGTAAAAAATATGGCCACGGCATCGCCTCCGATAGCACCGGCTATGAAAAATGATTTCCCGGAGATAATACAATATACCCGGGTAGTCCCTACGCTGGGCATCAAAGAGCACCTGCTGACTTATAAGGAAAATGCCTTTTATGAAAGCGATGCTGTCATGGTCGATTCCACATTTTTTGATGTCTTTACTTATCACTTCACCAACGGTTCACCGGTAAACGCGTTATCGGATATCAATACGATCGTTTTGCTAAAGCCGGTGGCGGATAAACTCTTTGGTAACATTGAGCCGGTCGGTAAAGTGATCACAATGGATGATGCCGACGGTAAAAATGATTTCAAGGTCACAGGCGTGGTTGATGAAACCGCCGGAAAGTCACAGCTGTCAGCTAAACTATTCATCAGGCTGAATAAACATGGCTACGGCAGCGATATACTGACAAATAATTCCTGGGCGGGGAATAATTTTACGAATTCGTTTGTAAAACTGCGCGCTGATGTCAACGTGCAGGATTTTGAAAAAAAGCTGCCGGTATTCTTAAATAAATATGGTGCTGATCAGCTAAAAAGCTCGGGAATGAGCAAATCGTTGCATTTGCAGCCGCTCGCCGCCATACATACCACCTCCGGATATGATGCGGAAAGCGGAAAAATTGTCAGCGCCTCCTTTTTGTACGTGTTAATTTTGATCGCCGTGCTGATTCAGCTCATCGCCTGTATTAACTTTATGAACCTGTCCACAGCGAGAGCCTCGAAACGCGCTAAAGAAGTTGGGGTACGAAAAGTGATCGGTGCCGAGAAATATGAGCTGATCACCCAGTTTTTAGGTGAGTCGTTCCTGTTGTCATTTATCGGTATTGCTATTGCTTTGCCGCTGTTGTGGCTGGCGCTGCCTTATTTAAACGAAATTACCGAGGCTAACATTCAATTATCGTTTTTTAGTGATCCCCGATTGTGGTTAATGCTGGTAGTCCTGGTCATTGTTACCGGTCTGGCAGCCGGCAGCTACCCGGCATTTTATATGTCTGCCTTCCGGGCCATCAAAGTGATCAAGGGAGATTTTACCAGCCAGGTTTCCACCCATACCTTACGACGCTCATTGGTGATCTTTCAGTTCGTGGTAGCGATCATCCTGATTACCGGGGTAGTCATTATTTACAGCCAGCTGAACTATATCAAAAACCGCGACCTCGGCTTTGATAAAGATCAGCAGATCATTTTGACATTCCATACCAATGATACCCGCAGGAAAATGGATGTCCTCGCCACTGACCTGAAGCAATTAGCTGAAGTCAGGTCGATATCCAGGAGCAGTAACACTTTAGGCGCCTTGTCTTATTATGACTGGGGCGTACATTTAGCCGGGGGCAACCCGGCGGATGCCGTTGATCAGCAAAATCTGTTCACCGATGAGCAATTTGTCAAAACCATGGGTATCAAGCTGACCAATGGCCGGGAACTAATGGCGGGCGATTCTGGCAAAGTATTGATCAATGAATCGCTGGCGAAACGGTTGACGCTTGATCCGGCTAAGGCGAGGGGTACGATGCTGTTTGCCGAGGATAACCGCAAATATGAAATAGCGGGTGTCGTCAAAGATTTCAATTACAAATCATTGCACGATGAGATACATTCATTTATGATCATTTATGCGCCTAAAGCAGATGAAGTCAACAACCTGATCGTCAATACCAATACAAAAAACCACGGCGCTTTTTTAGCAGCCGTCCAAAAGGTATGGCATAAAGACTTGCCGCAAACCCCCTTCGACTATACGTTCATGAATGAACGCATGCAGAGCGCATACGAGACCGATATCGTCTTATCACAGATTATCAATTCTTTTACCCTGATCGCTATTTTAATTTCCTGCCTGGGCTTATTTGGACTAACTGCCTTCAGCGCCGAACAGCGGAACAAGGAAATCGGTATCCGGAAAGTTTTAGGGGCAAGCGTATCGGGCATCGTACAGTTGCTGTCCAGGGATTTCTTAAAACTCGTGCTCATCGCTTTTATCATCGCCTCGCCAATCGCCTGGTGGGCCATGACCCAATGGCTGCAGGTATTTGTTTACCGGGTAAGCATCAGCTGGTGGATGTTTGCTATAGCCGCATTAGCAGCGCTGGTGATCGCATTGTTCACGGTCAGTTTCCAGGCAATCAAAGCCGCGTTGGCAAACCCGGTAAAAAGTTTGAAAAGCGAATGA
- a CDS encoding antitoxin Xre/MbcA/ParS toxin-binding domain-containing protein gives MPLPLEILDTAKGLRLVDDLLYQIEYGFYS, from the coding sequence ATGCCCTTACCTTTAGAGATCTTAGACACAGCAAAAGGCTTGCGTTTGGTTGATGATCTGCTTTATCAAATTGAATACGGTTTCTATTCATGA
- a CDS encoding RES family NAD+ phosphorylase, whose protein sequence is MILYRIARERYARDLSGRGGLLSAARWHNHMPVRYSSLQSSACILEKLVHLELGEIHHDLQMVVMSAPDDASRLTLDRHDLPADWDRYPAPQLLQRIGNAWLTSGQSLLLEIPCALDPYAQNV, encoded by the coding sequence ATGATCCTTTATCGAATAGCTCGCGAACGCTACGCACGCGACCTGAGCGGTAGGGGCGGTTTGCTTTCCGCGGCACGCTGGCATAATCATATGCCTGTACGTTATTCCTCACTGCAATCCTCGGCCTGTATTTTAGAAAAGCTGGTACATTTAGAGCTCGGCGAAATTCACCATGACCTGCAAATGGTGGTGATGTCCGCCCCCGACGATGCTAGCCGCCTGACGTTGGATCGCCATGATCTTCCCGCCGATTGGGACCGGTATCCGGCACCACAACTGCTACAGCGTATCGGCAACGCCTGGCTGACATCAGGACAATCATTGCTCCTTGAGATACCCTGTGCACTTGATCCATATGCTCAAAATGTGTGA
- a CDS encoding PAS domain-containing sensor histidine kinase — MDEYSKVNHNPAITDNFNLELFFDLSADLLCVTGYDGYFKKINPIVSKTLGYTFEELYSRPVYTFIHPDDQELTAEHRKNLLKNNPLLNFENRYVTNEGEIVWLSWTSMPVESQQVVFAIAKNITYQKKLEEDRNTLLANLTKINKDLKQLNYTTSHDLRSPVSNLISVFHLLDVSKIEDEETLEFIDVLKSATENLKDTLNKYIDDLISKDILNIHTEELELEDCLHDVKKSLSTLILNSGTIITADFSEVRKINFNRTYLESILLNLITNSIKYVKVGQAPFITIYSQQKNGINQLIFRDEGLGFDIDKVKDRIFGLNQKFHEHTDSKGIGLYLVHNHVTSLGGNITIESKVNEGTKFVISFKN, encoded by the coding sequence ATGGATGAATATTCAAAGGTCAACCACAATCCGGCTATAACCGATAACTTTAACCTGGAACTCTTTTTTGATCTGTCGGCCGATTTGTTATGCGTAACAGGGTACGATGGTTATTTCAAAAAAATAAATCCGATTGTTTCTAAAACACTGGGGTATACCTTTGAAGAATTATACTCCAGGCCGGTTTACACCTTTATTCATCCCGATGACCAGGAATTAACCGCCGAGCACCGTAAAAACCTTTTAAAAAATAACCCGCTGTTAAATTTCGAAAACCGTTATGTGACCAACGAGGGTGAAATAGTTTGGCTTTCCTGGACGTCCATGCCGGTTGAAAGCCAGCAGGTGGTATTTGCTATTGCCAAAAACATCACCTATCAAAAAAAACTGGAAGAAGACCGGAATACGCTGCTGGCCAATTTAACCAAGATCAATAAAGACCTGAAGCAGCTTAACTATACAACTTCGCATGATCTCAGGTCGCCGGTGAGTAACCTCATATCCGTTTTTCACCTGCTTGATGTTTCAAAAATTGAAGATGAAGAAACACTTGAATTTATAGACGTGCTAAAATCAGCTACCGAAAATTTAAAAGATACCCTAAACAAATATATAGATGACCTGATCAGCAAGGATATTTTAAACATACATACCGAGGAGCTTGAGTTAGAAGACTGCCTGCACGATGTAAAGAAATCATTAAGTACTTTAATATTAAATTCAGGAACAATTATTACTGCTGATTTTTCTGAAGTAAGAAAGATAAACTTTAACCGTACCTATTTGGAGAGTATACTGCTTAACCTCATCACCAACTCTATCAAATACGTTAAGGTTGGCCAGGCTCCCTTTATCACTATATATTCCCAACAGAAAAATGGTATTAATCAGTTAATATTCCGGGATGAGGGGCTGGGTTTTGATATTGATAAAGTAAAGGACAGAATTTTTGGGCTCAACCAAAAATTTCATGAACATACCGATAGCAAAGGTATTGGCCTATACCTGGTACATAATCATGTTACCAGTTTAGGCGGTAACATCACTATTGAAAGTAAGGTAAATGAAGGAACAAAATTTGTTATTTCATTTAAAAACTAA
- a CDS encoding MBOAT family O-acyltransferase, which translates to MLFNSISFALFLPIVFVLYWFITNRNLKAQNILLLIASYFFYACWDYRFLFLLIFSTLLDYYTGLKIAAAQDDKHKKAWLWTSIGVNLGFLGFFKYYNFFSVSFAEAVAHLGFRVDPWTIKVILPIGISFYTFHGLSYVIDIYKGRIRPEKSFIEYSVFVSFFPLLVAGPIERATHLLPQIKKKRFFDYAKAIDGLRQILWGLFKKIVIADQCSYYVNVVFGHSAHFSGVEHIIAAILFAFQIYCDFSGYSDIALGVARLFGIELLRNFAFPYFSRDIAEFWRRWHISLSSWFKDYLYIPLGGSKGGMWMKIRNTFIIFLVSGFWHGANWTFIVWGALNAFYFLPLLIFNKNRTNLEIVAKGKLFPTGRECAGIVVTFALTVLAWIFFRAASVGDAVTYITEIFLNPFLAYPTGLNMVLVLFLCFFITIEWLGREYQYALGYPNIVFPKFVRWSFYYALVFGIWYFAGPEQQFIYFQF; encoded by the coding sequence ATGCTGTTTAACTCCATTAGTTTTGCTCTTTTTTTGCCGATAGTTTTTGTACTATATTGGTTTATAACCAATAGGAATTTAAAAGCTCAAAACATACTATTGCTTATTGCAAGCTATTTTTTTTATGCCTGTTGGGATTACCGGTTTTTATTCCTGCTGATATTTTCAACCCTGCTTGATTATTATACAGGTCTTAAAATTGCCGCAGCGCAAGATGATAAGCATAAAAAAGCATGGCTTTGGACCAGTATAGGTGTAAATCTTGGCTTTTTGGGCTTCTTTAAATACTATAATTTCTTTTCGGTGTCTTTTGCAGAGGCGGTGGCCCATCTCGGTTTCAGGGTTGACCCATGGACTATTAAAGTGATACTACCTATAGGCATTTCCTTTTACACCTTTCATGGTTTATCCTATGTGATTGATATTTATAAAGGTCGGATAAGGCCCGAAAAAAGCTTTATAGAATACTCCGTATTTGTAAGCTTTTTTCCGTTGCTGGTTGCTGGCCCTATTGAACGCGCCACGCATTTGTTGCCCCAGATAAAAAAGAAACGTTTTTTTGATTATGCAAAGGCTATTGACGGATTACGCCAAATTTTATGGGGCTTATTTAAAAAGATTGTTATAGCCGATCAATGCTCGTATTATGTGAATGTTGTGTTTGGCCACTCCGCTCATTTTTCGGGCGTGGAACATATCATAGCGGCCATTTTATTCGCATTTCAAATTTATTGCGATTTCTCGGGCTACTCAGACATTGCCCTGGGCGTGGCGAGGCTTTTTGGAATTGAGTTATTAAGGAATTTCGCTTTCCCTTATTTTTCGAGAGATATTGCCGAGTTCTGGCGGAGGTGGCATATTTCGCTTTCATCGTGGTTTAAGGATTACCTGTATATACCACTGGGCGGCAGTAAGGGCGGAATGTGGATGAAGATCAGGAACACGTTTATTATATTCCTGGTGAGTGGTTTCTGGCATGGTGCAAACTGGACCTTCATTGTATGGGGAGCCCTCAATGCTTTTTACTTTTTACCGCTTCTTATTTTTAATAAAAACCGTACTAATCTTGAAATTGTAGCCAAAGGCAAACTGTTTCCTACCGGCAGGGAATGTGCAGGTATAGTGGTCACTTTCGCGCTCACCGTGCTGGCCTGGATATTTTTCAGGGCAGCCAGCGTTGGGGATGCTGTTACCTATATTACCGAAATATTTTTAAACCCATTCTTAGCCTACCCAACCGGGTTAAATATGGTGTTGGTACTGTTTCTTTGCTTCTTTATAACAATAGAGTGGTTGGGGCGCGAATATCAGTATGCTTTGGGTTATCCCAACATTGTTTTTCCAAAATTTGTACGCTGGTCATTTTATTATGCGCTTGTATTCGGTATATGGTATTTTGCCGGTCCCGAGCAGCAATTCATTTATTTTCAATTTTAA